In a genomic window of Spirochaetales bacterium:
- a CDS encoding metallophosphoesterase, protein MSEETAICEQSKHIKKKLVEIYNRKTLPPVPEYLEVLKQVNYVLENENESIRPYGTEGINGNKPGGVIQLKQYTPVIIVPDLHARLDFFIKIMLLSDDQGETNIDKLSSDTLQIVCVGDGFHAEGRAVARWQKAFEEFTTKYKRHRHMDEEMRESLGIMEMVMFVKTAFPDNFHFLKGNHENIMNEGGGGNFPFRKYAYEGAMVFEFINRFYGVEFLTTYYTFEKNLPLFAVGKNFLVSHAEPASAFDRKTIINYRGNTEVVAGLTWTDNGAARQGSVQKMIQYYLDESQRDDGYYFGGHRAVTDRYFARAGGKYIQLHNPKKHLVARIPQDRPIDLENDIIELNGQAEDYIKNSVLL, encoded by the coding sequence ATGAGTGAGGAAACGGCCATTTGTGAACAGAGCAAACATATCAAAAAGAAATTGGTAGAGATATATAATCGAAAAACGCTTCCTCCCGTTCCCGAATATCTCGAAGTGCTGAAGCAGGTCAACTATGTGCTGGAAAACGAGAATGAATCAATACGGCCGTACGGAACCGAAGGCATTAACGGCAACAAACCCGGGGGGGTCATACAGCTTAAGCAATATACACCGGTAATTATCGTTCCCGATTTGCACGCCCGGCTCGATTTTTTTATCAAGATTATGCTTTTATCCGATGATCAAGGAGAAACAAATATCGATAAACTATCTTCCGATACCCTTCAGATTGTCTGTGTGGGTGATGGATTCCACGCGGAAGGAAGGGCTGTCGCCAGGTGGCAGAAGGCCTTCGAGGAGTTTACGACCAAATACAAACGCCACCGGCATATGGATGAAGAGATGCGGGAAAGTCTCGGTATCATGGAAATGGTTATGTTTGTGAAAACCGCTTTTCCCGACAATTTTCACTTTCTGAAAGGCAACCACGAAAATATCATGAATGAAGGCGGTGGAGGTAACTTTCCTTTCAGAAAGTACGCATACGAAGGCGCAATGGTGTTCGAGTTTATCAACAGATTTTACGGTGTCGAGTTTCTCACAACATATTATACCTTTGAAAAGAATTTACCGCTTTTTGCCGTCGGGAAGAATTTTCTCGTCTCGCATGCGGAACCGGCATCGGCTTTTGACAGAAAGACGATTATAAATTACCGGGGTAACACGGAAGTTGTCGCCGGTCTCACGTGGACCGATAATGGAGCGGCTCGACAGGGTAGTGTCCAGAAGATGATTCAATATTATCTTGATGAATCCCAAAGAGATGACGGTTATTATTTCGGTGGACATCGGGCGGTCACCGACCGTTATTTTGCCCGTGCGGGGGGTAAGTATATTCAGCTGCATAATCCTAAAAAACATCTCGTTGCGAGGATCCCGCAGGACCGGCCGATAGATCTGGAAAATGATATTATTGAACTCAATGGACAGGCGGAGGATTATATCAAGAATTCTGTCTTATTATAG